In the Numida meleagris isolate 19003 breed g44 Domestic line chromosome 5, NumMel1.0, whole genome shotgun sequence genome, one interval contains:
- the BAG3 gene encoding BAG family molecular chaperone regulator 3 isoform X2: protein MSAATHSPLFQTEGSSEPLPPGWEIKVDPQTGWPFFVDHNSRTTTWSDPRLRSDAAKDGQSSANGPSQDSPRQLPTREGNVVYPKLRAGYIPIPVIHEGIDSRQHPYFAAPQPGVQRYKAEAVPTAAQAQPPLRGAYAGHESPPRGPAEASQADKQCGQTTAAAAAPAPATHGPEVSQQQVPPQEPPRPSPPPEIKTETKTIPPPETEVPATYIPIQVTHQEPDSKLPPQKPPAMAEKADKKVPCSAKPVPLQERPAPEETVTPKTMETAEPQKHPGVLKVEAILENVQMLEQAVDSFEGKKTDKKYLMIEEYLTKELLALDSVDPEGRADVRQARRDGVRKVQNILERLEQKAEDVPEPAQVDGLPPTLPEPKPPQEIMEIEPVVVKSKGDTSNKDAKEETKMERHQPETKEEVFTNLTTTTNTSNNPTEP from the exons ATGAGCGCCGCCACGCACTCCCCGCTGTTCCAAACGGAGGGCAGCTCCGAGCCGCTGCCGCCCGGCTGGGAGATCAAGGTAGACCCGCAGACGGGCTGGCCTTTCTTCGTGGACCACAACAGCCGAACCACCACCTGGAGCGACCCGCGCCTGCGGAGCGACGCGGCCAAA GATGGCCAGTCATCAGCGAACGGCCCATCTCAAGATAGTCCCAGGCAGCTGCCAACACGGGAAGGAAACGTGGTTTACCCCAAGCTCCGGGCTGGCTACATCCCCATCCCAGTCATCCACGAGGGCATCGACAGCAGACAGCACCCATACTTTGCCGCTCCGCAGCCCGGCGTACAACGGTACAAAGCAGAAGCCGTGCCCACCGCAGCGCAGGCACAGCCGCCACTGAGGGGGGCCTACGCCGGCCACGAGTCCCCTCCAAGGGGACCAGCTGAGGCTTCCCAGGCAGATAAACAATGTGGACAgacaacagcagctgcagcagccccagctccagcgACACACGGACCTGAG GTTTCTCAGCAACAAGTCCCACCTCAAGAGCCACCAAGACCATCTCCACCACCTGAAATCAAAACTGAAACCAAGACAATCCCACCACCTGAAACTGAGGTGCCTGCAACGTATATTCCAATTCAGGTCACCCACCAAGAACCAGATTCTAAACTACCACCTCAGAAGCCTCCAGCCATGGCAGAGAAAGCTGATAAAAAGGTTCCCTGTTCAGCTAAGCCTGTTCCTCTGCAGGAAAGGCCTGCTCCTGAAGAAACTGTGACACCGAAGACAATGGAAACAGCAGAACCTCAAAAGCATCCTGGAGTTTTGAAAGTGGAGGCAATTCTGGAGAACGTACAAATGCTTGAGCAGGCAGTCGACTCCTTTGAAGGcaagaaaactgacaaaaagTACTTGATGATTGAAGAGTATTTGACCAAAGAATTGCTAGCCCTAGACTCGGTGGACCCCGAGGGTCGTGCGGATGTGCGTCAGGCCAGGAGAGATGGTGTAAGGAAGGTCCAGAACATTTTGGAAAGACttgaacagaaagcagaagatgtCCCAGAACCAGCTCAAGTTGATGGACTTCCGCCAACCTTGCCAGAGCCTAAGCCACCACAGGAAATCATGGAGATTGAACCTGTGGTAGTTAAGAGCAAGGGAGATACCAGTAATAAAGATGCTAAAGAGGAAACCAAAATGGAAAGACATCAGCCTGAAACTAAGGAAGAAGTGTTTACCAATCTGACCACCACAACAAACACATCCAATAATCCAACCGAGCCATAG
- the BAG3 gene encoding BAG family molecular chaperone regulator 3 isoform X1, with protein sequence MSAATHSPLFQTEGSSEPLPPGWEIKVDPQTGWPFFVDHNSRTTTWSDPRLRSDAAKDGQSSANGPSQDSPRQLPTREGNVVYPKLRAGYIPIPVIHEGIDSRQHPYFAAPQPGVQRYKAEAVPTAAQAQPPLRGAYAGHESPPRGPAEASQADKQCGQTTAAAAAPAPATHGPEPQSPGASDSPTVSPQSSGRSNSGSHQLPRGYISIPVIHENIQRQPPQGYHQAQKTHYPAQQSEYQAHQPVFPRIQPDDREPKTTRAQSPFRASQRGASSRESSPARVTTQQIQPPTPNIVKTVIDRPQVSQQQVPPQEPPRPSPPPEIKTETKTIPPPETEVPATYIPIQVTHQEPDSKLPPQKPPAMAEKADKKVPCSAKPVPLQERPAPEETVTPKTMETAEPQKHPGVLKVEAILENVQMLEQAVDSFEGKKTDKKYLMIEEYLTKELLALDSVDPEGRADVRQARRDGVRKVQNILERLEQKAEDVPEPAQVDGLPPTLPEPKPPQEIMEIEPVVVKSKGDTSNKDAKEETKMERHQPETKEEVFTNLTTTTNTSNNPTEP encoded by the exons ATGAGCGCCGCCACGCACTCCCCGCTGTTCCAAACGGAGGGCAGCTCCGAGCCGCTGCCGCCCGGCTGGGAGATCAAGGTAGACCCGCAGACGGGCTGGCCTTTCTTCGTGGACCACAACAGCCGAACCACCACCTGGAGCGACCCGCGCCTGCGGAGCGACGCGGCCAAA GATGGCCAGTCATCAGCGAACGGCCCATCTCAAGATAGTCCCAGGCAGCTGCCAACACGGGAAGGAAACGTGGTTTACCCCAAGCTCCGGGCTGGCTACATCCCCATCCCAGTCATCCACGAGGGCATCGACAGCAGACAGCACCCATACTTTGCCGCTCCGCAGCCCGGCGTACAACGGTACAAAGCAGAAGCCGTGCCCACCGCAGCGCAGGCACAGCCGCCACTGAGGGGGGCCTACGCCGGCCACGAGTCCCCTCCAAGGGGACCAGCTGAGGCTTCCCAGGCAGATAAACAATGTGGACAgacaacagcagctgcagcagccccagctccagcgACACACGGACCTGAG CCTCAATCTCCTGGAGCTTCTGATTCTCCAACGGTTTCCCCTCAGTCGTCTGGCAGATCCAATTCAGGAAGCCACCAGCTTCCTCGTGGCTATATTTCAATTCCTGTGATCCATGAAAATATCCAAAGGCAACCACCGCAAGGCTACCATCAGGCCCAGAAGACACACTACCCTGCCCAGCAGAGCGAATACCAAGCCCACCAACCAGTATTTCCCAGAATTCAACCAGATGACAGGGAGCCTAAGACAACACGAGCACAGTCTCCATTCAGAGCCTCTCAGAGAGGTGCATCAAGCCGTGAAAGTTCACCTGCCAGAGTTACCACCCAGCAGATACAGCCCCCAACTCCCAACATAGTAAAGACAGTTATAGACAGACCTCAG GTTTCTCAGCAACAAGTCCCACCTCAAGAGCCACCAAGACCATCTCCACCACCTGAAATCAAAACTGAAACCAAGACAATCCCACCACCTGAAACTGAGGTGCCTGCAACGTATATTCCAATTCAGGTCACCCACCAAGAACCAGATTCTAAACTACCACCTCAGAAGCCTCCAGCCATGGCAGAGAAAGCTGATAAAAAGGTTCCCTGTTCAGCTAAGCCTGTTCCTCTGCAGGAAAGGCCTGCTCCTGAAGAAACTGTGACACCGAAGACAATGGAAACAGCAGAACCTCAAAAGCATCCTGGAGTTTTGAAAGTGGAGGCAATTCTGGAGAACGTACAAATGCTTGAGCAGGCAGTCGACTCCTTTGAAGGcaagaaaactgacaaaaagTACTTGATGATTGAAGAGTATTTGACCAAAGAATTGCTAGCCCTAGACTCGGTGGACCCCGAGGGTCGTGCGGATGTGCGTCAGGCCAGGAGAGATGGTGTAAGGAAGGTCCAGAACATTTTGGAAAGACttgaacagaaagcagaagatgtCCCAGAACCAGCTCAAGTTGATGGACTTCCGCCAACCTTGCCAGAGCCTAAGCCACCACAGGAAATCATGGAGATTGAACCTGTGGTAGTTAAGAGCAAGGGAGATACCAGTAATAAAGATGCTAAAGAGGAAACCAAAATGGAAAGACATCAGCCTGAAACTAAGGAAGAAGTGTTTACCAATCTGACCACCACAACAAACACATCCAATAATCCAACCGAGCCATAG